A window of the Methylobacterium sp. FF17 genome harbors these coding sequences:
- a CDS encoding IS1380 family transposase codes for MSDPTAAAFAFPSVRGRKLTAAFDGGRLTSDGGVLLLAQAARRLGIAEKLAAVIPDGRDPSRVVHPLPEIVLARILAIACGYADADDLDHLRADPAFKLACGRLPESGRDLMSQPTVSRLENTPGLRDLIRLGRVLVDLYCASYAVPPAAVTLDIDDTCDVVHGQQQLSLFHGHYDARCFLPIHVYDTATGCPVAVILRPGKTPSGCEVRGHLRRLIRAIRRHWPDTAITLRGDGHYGRPEVMDWCEDHGIAYIFGLSGTKALAAKVEPTADHIRVVRAIGKKDAERGFAETTHAAKSWRQKRRVTARIEATRLGLDIRYIVTNITTGTPEWLYADLYCARGQAENLIKLHKGQLASDRTSCRSAAANQMRLVLHTAAYWLMLTVRDAVPNAHRLAKAEFATLRLRLLKLGARIRETATRVRLAFAAACPEADLLRHLIVALAPAPA; via the coding sequence ATGTCTGATCCTACGGCCGCCGCGTTCGCGTTTCCATCCGTGCGGGGCAGAAAGCTCACAGCCGCCTTCGATGGCGGACGCCTGACCTCGGACGGCGGCGTGCTGCTCCTGGCTCAGGCCGCCCGGCGGCTCGGCATCGCCGAGAAGCTCGCCGCGGTGATCCCTGACGGCCGCGATCCGAGCCGGGTCGTGCATCCGCTGCCGGAGATCGTACTGGCGCGCATCCTGGCCATCGCCTGCGGCTACGCGGACGCCGACGACCTCGACCACCTGCGCGCCGACCCGGCCTTCAAGCTGGCCTGCGGCCGCCTGCCCGAGAGCGGGCGCGACCTGATGAGCCAGCCCACCGTCTCGCGGCTGGAGAACACCCCTGGCCTGCGCGACCTGATCCGCCTCGGGCGGGTGCTGGTCGATCTCTACTGCGCCAGCTACGCCGTGCCGCCCGCGGCCGTCACCCTGGACATCGACGACACCTGCGACGTGGTGCATGGCCAGCAGCAACTCTCGCTGTTCCACGGCCACTATGATGCGCGGTGTTTTCTGCCGATCCACGTCTACGACACCGCCACCGGCTGCCCGGTCGCGGTGATCCTGCGGCCGGGCAAGACGCCCTCGGGCTGCGAGGTGCGCGGCCATCTGCGCCGCCTGATCCGGGCGATCCGCAGGCACTGGCCCGACACCGCCATCACCCTGCGCGGCGACGGCCACTACGGGCGGCCCGAGGTGATGGACTGGTGTGAGGACCACGGCATCGCCTACATCTTCGGTCTCAGCGGCACCAAGGCGCTGGCTGCCAAGGTCGAGCCGACCGCCGACCACATCCGGGTCGTGCGGGCGATCGGCAAGAAGGATGCGGAGCGCGGCTTTGCCGAGACCACGCACGCGGCCAAGTCCTGGCGGCAGAAGCGCCGCGTGACCGCTCGTATCGAAGCCACCCGGCTCGGGCTCGACATCCGCTACATCGTCACGAATATCACGACCGGCACGCCCGAATGGCTCTACGCCGATTTGTACTGCGCCCGCGGGCAGGCCGAGAACCTGATCAAGCTGCACAAGGGCCAGCTTGCCTCCGACCGAACCTCATGCCGCTCGGCCGCCGCCAACCAGATGCGGCTCGTGCTGCACACCGCCGCCTACTGGCTGATGCTCACCGTACGCGATGCCGTCCCGAATGCGCACCGCCTCGCCAAGGCCGAGTTCGCCACGCTCCGCCTGCGGCTGCTCAAGCTCGGCGCCCGCATCCGCGAGACCGCGACCCGCGTCCGCCTCGCCTTCGCTGCCGCCTGCCCCGAGGCCGACCTGTTGCGCCACCTCATAGTCGCGCTCGCCCCGGCACCAGCCTGA
- a CDS encoding class I SAM-dependent DNA methyltransferase yields the protein MTDSPEASVIDVYQRHGAAWAELRGDTLVENAWLDRFCNLLPPGAAVLDVGCGSGLPIAGELIRRGFDVTGVDGTPTMLALFRRNLPGAPAHLADMRQLALGRRFAGLIAWDSFFHLSPDDQRAMFSRFQAHAVPDSALMFTSGTAEGAAIGELEGDPLYHGSLDPDEYRTLLDATGFEVVAHVLEDPDCGHRTVWLARQYG from the coding sequence ATGACCGACAGCCCGGAAGCTTCCGTGATCGACGTTTATCAGCGCCACGGCGCGGCATGGGCCGAGCTGCGCGGCGATACTTTGGTCGAGAATGCGTGGCTTGATCGCTTCTGCAACCTGCTGCCACCCGGAGCGGCGGTGCTCGACGTTGGCTGCGGCTCGGGCCTGCCGATCGCAGGCGAGCTGATCCGGCGCGGTTTCGACGTAACGGGGGTGGACGGCACCCCGACGATGCTCGCGCTGTTCCGGCGCAATCTGCCAGGCGCCCCGGCGCATCTCGCGGACATGCGCCAACTTGCCTTGGGCCGACGTTTCGCAGGGCTGATCGCCTGGGATAGCTTCTTTCACCTCTCGCCCGACGATCAACGCGCCATGTTCTCCCGTTTCCAAGCCCATGCCGTACCGGATAGCGCTCTGATGTTCACGAGCGGGACTGCCGAAGGTGCCGCCATTGGCGAGTTGGAGGGCGATCCTCTCTATCATGGCAGCCTTGACCCGGACGAGTATCGAACCCTGCTCGATGCCACCGGTTTCGAGGTTGTCGCTCACGTATTGGAAGATCCGGACTGTGGTCATCGCACCGTCTGGTTGGCTCGCCAGTACGGTTGA
- a CDS encoding helix-turn-helix domain-containing protein, with translation MAGRSRLSATAAQRAELSALAGGADRPEADRARAILLTLSGWTSPRIAEAFGVQENTVRLWRSAFQAEGIAALRTRVASGPAPVKAEAALRVAVPLLSAPVADRTNWTLVRLAEEIERREGVTISRAQLSKVLRAKGGSATGGRATR, from the coding sequence ATGGCGGGACGATCGCGGTTGTCGGCGACGGCGGCGCAGCGCGCTGAGTTGTCGGCTCTGGCTGGCGGCGCGGACCGGCCGGAGGCGGACCGGGCGCGGGCGATCCTGCTGACGCTGTCGGGTTGGACCAGCCCGCGGATCGCCGAAGCCTTCGGGGTGCAGGAGAACACGGTGCGGCTGTGGCGCAGCGCCTTCCAGGCCGAGGGCATCGCGGCCCTGCGCACGCGTGTGGCGTCTGGACCGGCTCCGGTTAAGGCCGAGGCGGCTTTGCGTGTCGCGGTGCCTCTGCTGAGCGCGCCGGTGGCCGACCGCACCAACTGGACCCTGGTCCGGCTCGCCGAGGAGATCGAGCGCCGGGAAGGCGTCACGATCTCGCGCGCGCAACTCTCGAAGGTGCTGCGGGCCAAAGGGGGCTCCGCTACCGGCGGCCGCGCCACACGCTGA
- a CDS encoding IS630 family transposase produces MKGRQDAEAVARVGLRLSLRKQQAQAGDIVLLFVDESEALTHPYLARAWAPRGADLRVPAPARKIAVLGALDHARRDLVVTTARTKRSTDFIGLLERLDGLYGPRPGQPTKPVVLVLDNGPIHTSKASRAALDARRHWLIVEWLPRYAPELNDIEGVWRDLKAHHLAHRTFTELDDLDTTIHDAVANLNHRRQRDPLVSPRISA; encoded by the coding sequence CTGAAGGGCCGCCAGGACGCCGAGGCCGTCGCACGGGTCGGCCTGCGCCTGTCCTTGCGCAAGCAGCAGGCACAGGCCGGCGACATCGTGCTGCTGTTTGTCGACGAGAGCGAGGCGCTGACCCATCCCTATCTCGCCCGGGCCTGGGCGCCGCGCGGGGCCGACTTGCGCGTGCCGGCGCCGGCCCGCAAGATCGCCGTGCTGGGCGCCCTCGACCACGCTCGCCGCGACCTCGTCGTGACCACGGCGCGCACGAAGCGCAGCACCGACTTCATCGGCCTGCTGGAGCGGCTCGACGGCCTCTACGGTCCCAGACCCGGCCAGCCGACCAAACCCGTCGTCCTCGTCCTCGACAACGGCCCGATCCACACCAGCAAGGCCAGCCGGGCCGCCCTCGACGCACGTCGGCATTGGCTCATCGTCGAGTGGCTGCCGCGCTATGCCCCCGAACTCAACGACATCGAGGGCGTTTGGCGCGATCTCAAGGCGCATCACCTGGCCCATCGAACCTTCACCGAGCTCGATGATCTCGACACCACCATCCATGACGCCGTCGCCAACCTGAACCACCGCCGCCAGCGCGATCCGTTGGTCAGCCCACGAATCTCTGCTTAG
- a CDS encoding DUF736 domain-containing protein, which translates to MATIGTFTQTQTGFTGDIATLTIQARKVAIVEENRGGENAPTHRIYLGKAEIGAGWAKVSKGERDYISIKLDDPSLPAPLYARLFAEEDGRTHSLVWTRSSGRRQD; encoded by the coding sequence ATGGCGACCATCGGCACCTTCACCCAGACCCAGACCGGCTTCACCGGCGACATCGCCACCCTGACGATCCAGGCGCGCAAGGTCGCGATCGTGGAGGAGAACCGCGGCGGCGAGAACGCGCCCACCCACCGCATCTACCTCGGCAAGGCCGAGATCGGGGCGGGCTGGGCCAAGGTGTCGAAGGGCGAGCGGGACTACATCTCGATCAAGCTCGACGACCCGAGCCTGCCGGCGCCCCTCTACGCCCGCCTCTTCGCGGAGGAGGATGGCAGGACCCACTCGCTGGTCTGGACCCGCTCCAGCGGTCGCCGCCAGGACTGA
- a CDS encoding MucR family transcriptional regulator gives MNNYVRPREIVTLIGAVHEALDQIGREELITQDDAASEKAQALSTMPTPEQIRRSITPDALISFINGKRYKTLKRHLTERGLTFAAYRALYGLPADYLKTAANYSIRRAAIARTHKFVPRHSRVTKQAPIANRAAGRGRRS, from the coding sequence ATGAACAATTACGTGCGTCCGCGCGAGATCGTCACGCTGATCGGCGCCGTCCATGAAGCATTGGACCAAATCGGCCGAGAGGAATTGATAACGCAGGATGATGCAGCTTCGGAGAAAGCTCAAGCGCTCTCCACGATGCCGACGCCGGAACAGATCCGTCGATCGATTACGCCGGATGCGTTGATCTCCTTCATCAACGGAAAGCGCTACAAGACCCTGAAGCGACATCTGACGGAGCGCGGCCTGACGTTTGCCGCTTATCGAGCCCTCTACGGGCTGCCGGCCGATTACCTGAAGACGGCCGCGAACTACTCGATCAGGCGCGCCGCCATTGCCCGAACCCACAAATTCGTTCCGAGGCATTCTCGGGTCACCAAGCAGGCGCCGATCGCGAACCGGGCGGCGGGGCGTGGCCGCAGGAGCTAG
- a CDS encoding type II toxin-antitoxin system prevent-host-death family antitoxin — protein sequence MPEKSVTTAEFLRHFGRYHDEARLAPLTLTKHGRPSLVVLSADTYRQLTEQADPRRAYAAGETPPELAHLILDELDRQSAEHGSN from the coding sequence ATGCCCGAAAAATCCGTCACCACCGCCGAGTTCCTCCGCCACTTCGGCCGCTACCACGACGAGGCGCGCCTGGCGCCCCTGACCCTGACCAAGCACGGCCGGCCATCCCTGGTCGTGCTCTCGGCCGACACCTACCGGCAACTGACCGAACAGGCCGACCCGCGCCGGGCCTATGCCGCAGGAGAGACGCCCCCGGAGCTGGCGCACCTCATCCTGGACGAACTCGACCGCCAGTCGGCCGAGCACGGGAGCAACTAG